The Odocoileus virginianus isolate 20LAN1187 ecotype Illinois chromosome 3, Ovbor_1.2, whole genome shotgun sequence genome includes a window with the following:
- the CTXN3 gene encoding cortexin-3: MDGGQPVPSPLVPLGNMSSDSSMSLEQKTTFVFVILLFIFLGILIVRCFRILLDPYRSMPTSTWADGLEGLEKGQFDHALA; encoded by the coding sequence ATGGATGGAGGacagccagtcccttctccccTGGTGCCCCTTGGGAACATGTCATCAGATTCTAGCATGTCTCTGGAGCAGAAAACCACAtttgtttttgtgattttgttgtttattttcttgggcatcCTCATTGTCAGGTGCTTCCGGATTCTTTTGGACCCGTATCGGAGCATGCCAACCTCGACCTGGGCTGACGGACTTGAAGGCCTGGAGAAAGGGCAGTTTGACCATGCCCTTGCTTAG